The following proteins are co-located in the Streptomyces sp. NBC_00435 genome:
- a CDS encoding M67 family metallopeptidase, which produces MLTITQALHDQIVAHARQDHPDEACGVVAGPAGTDRPERFVPMLNAARSPTFYEFDSKDLLKLYRDLDDRDEDPVVVYHSHTATEAYPSRTDVTYANEPGAHYVLVSTADQDGLGEFQFRSYRIVEGVITEEEVRVVETY; this is translated from the coding sequence ATGCTGACCATCACCCAGGCCCTCCATGACCAGATCGTCGCGCACGCGCGCCAGGACCACCCCGACGAGGCCTGCGGCGTGGTGGCCGGCCCGGCGGGCACCGACCGCCCGGAGCGGTTCGTACCGATGCTGAACGCGGCCCGTTCGCCCACGTTCTACGAGTTCGACTCGAAGGACCTGCTGAAGCTCTACCGCGACCTGGACGACCGGGACGAGGATCCCGTCGTCGTCTACCACTCGCACACCGCCACCGAGGCCTACCCCTCGCGCACGGACGTCACCTACGCGAACGAGCCCGGCGCGCACTACGTGCTGGTCTCCACGGCGGACCAGGACGGCCTCGGGGAGTTCCAGTTCCGGTCGTACCGGATCGTCGAAGGCGTGATCACCGAGGAAGAAGTACGGGTGGTCGAGACCTACTGA
- the clpS gene encoding ATP-dependent Clp protease adapter ClpS: MGQVSVAPVEIERTESAEETFVVPEPDVPWVTLVHNDPVNLMSYVTYVFQAYFGYSKDKANKLMMDVHHKGRAVVSSGSREEMERDVQAMHGYGLWATMSQDRN, translated from the coding sequence ATGGGACAAGTGAGTGTTGCTCCTGTTGAGATCGAACGCACCGAATCGGCCGAAGAGACCTTCGTGGTCCCGGAACCCGACGTCCCCTGGGTGACCCTGGTGCACAACGACCCGGTCAACCTCATGAGCTACGTGACGTACGTGTTCCAGGCGTACTTCGGTTACTCCAAGGACAAGGCGAACAAGCTGATGATGGACGTCCACCACAAGGGGCGGGCGGTCGTCTCCAGTGGCAGCCGCGAGGAGATGGAACGGGACGTGCAGGCCATGCACGGTTACGGGCTCTGGGCGACCATGTCCCAGGACCGCAACTGA
- a CDS encoding MBL fold metallo-hydrolase, which yields MKLTVVGCSGSFPSAESACSSYLVEADGFRLLLDMGNGALGDLQRHIGLYDLDAIFLSHLHADHCIDMCAYFVARYYRHEGGRCGTIPVYGPEGTEKRLSTAYEDVPDERSMSEVFDFRTLKSGSFEIGPFQIRTERVCHPVESYGIRVEHGGRSLTYSGDTGVCDELGLLAEGTDLFLCEASFTHGKEDVPDLHLNGREAGEFAHGGRVGRLVLTHIPPWTDAERNLADARAVYDGPVDLAYAGAVYEV from the coding sequence ATGAAGCTCACCGTCGTCGGCTGTTCGGGTTCGTTCCCGTCCGCGGAATCGGCCTGTTCGAGCTACCTCGTCGAGGCCGACGGCTTCCGGCTGCTCCTCGACATGGGCAACGGCGCCCTCGGCGATCTGCAGCGGCACATCGGGCTCTACGATCTCGACGCGATCTTCCTCAGCCACCTGCACGCCGATCACTGCATCGACATGTGCGCGTACTTCGTCGCCCGCTACTACCGCCACGAGGGCGGCCGCTGCGGCACCATCCCCGTCTACGGTCCCGAGGGCACCGAGAAGCGGCTGTCCACGGCCTACGAGGACGTCCCCGACGAGCGCTCCATGAGCGAGGTCTTCGACTTCCGGACCCTGAAGTCCGGCAGCTTCGAGATCGGCCCGTTCCAGATCCGCACCGAGAGGGTCTGCCACCCGGTCGAGTCCTACGGGATCCGCGTCGAGCACGGCGGCCGCTCACTGACGTACTCCGGCGACACCGGTGTCTGCGACGAGCTGGGGCTGCTCGCCGAGGGCACCGACCTGTTCCTGTGCGAGGCCTCCTTCACGCACGGCAAGGAGGACGTCCCGGACCTCCACCTCAACGGTCGCGAGGCCGGGGAGTTCGCCCACGGCGGCCGCGTCGGCCGGCTCGTCCTGACCCACATCCCGCCGTGGACGGACGCCGAGCGGAACCTGGCCGACGCCCGCGCGGTGTACGACGGCCCGGTGGACCTGGCGTACGCGGGCGCGGTCTACGAGGTCTGA
- a CDS encoding amino acid permease: MTSVQVDEQQHDTGEGGGEGYHRALGARQIQMIAIGGAIGTGLFLGAGKAISKAGPSLILAYAIAGLVIFFIMRALGELLMYRPVSGSFSDYAREFLGPFWGYVTGWTYWLFWVVTGIVEVTAAAQYMAYWTHDSFPQWAYALIFTFVLYGANLISVKLFGELEFWFSMVKVTAIVGMILICAGILTIGFSDAADTATVSNLWNDGGFFPKGLGGTLMTLQIVMFAFLAVELVGVTAGESKDPEKTLPKAINTVPWRIAVFYVGALIMILSVVPWHEFQPGVSPFVAAFEKMGLGLGAAVVNFVVLTAALSSCNSGMYSTGRMLRDLALNGQGPKVFTKLTRSGTPLAGTTFSAALMLVGVWINYVAPGKAFDYVVSFATISGMWAWIMILVCQIRYRAASDRGDLPRSTFRAPGGPYTSWFALAFIGMVIVMMGIDKDARVSLYCAPLWGLLLGVSYLVMKSRDPRGAAFTKAS, translated from the coding sequence ATGACCTCCGTACAGGTCGACGAGCAGCAGCACGACACGGGCGAGGGCGGCGGCGAGGGTTACCACCGTGCCCTCGGTGCCCGGCAGATCCAGATGATCGCGATCGGCGGTGCCATCGGCACCGGCCTCTTCCTGGGTGCGGGCAAGGCCATCTCGAAGGCCGGACCCAGCCTGATCCTGGCCTACGCCATCGCGGGCCTGGTCATCTTCTTCATCATGCGGGCCCTGGGCGAACTGCTCATGTACCGCCCGGTCTCCGGCTCCTTCTCGGACTACGCCCGGGAGTTCCTCGGCCCGTTCTGGGGCTACGTGACCGGCTGGACCTACTGGCTCTTCTGGGTGGTCACCGGCATCGTCGAAGTCACCGCGGCCGCGCAGTACATGGCGTACTGGACCCACGACAGCTTCCCGCAGTGGGCGTACGCGCTGATCTTCACCTTCGTCCTCTACGGCGCCAACCTGATCTCCGTGAAGCTCTTCGGTGAGCTGGAGTTCTGGTTCTCCATGGTCAAGGTCACCGCCATCGTCGGCATGATCCTGATCTGCGCGGGCATCCTCACCATCGGCTTCTCGGACGCCGCCGACACGGCGACCGTCTCGAACCTGTGGAACGACGGCGGCTTCTTCCCCAAGGGCCTCGGCGGCACGCTGATGACCCTGCAGATCGTGATGTTCGCCTTCCTCGCGGTCGAGCTGGTCGGCGTCACCGCCGGCGAGTCCAAGGACCCGGAGAAGACCCTGCCCAAGGCCATCAACACCGTGCCGTGGCGCATCGCCGTCTTCTACGTCGGCGCACTGATCATGATCCTCTCGGTCGTCCCGTGGCACGAGTTCCAGCCCGGCGTCAGCCCCTTCGTCGCCGCCTTCGAGAAGATGGGCCTCGGCCTCGGCGCGGCGGTCGTCAACTTCGTCGTCCTCACGGCCGCGCTGTCCTCCTGCAACTCGGGCATGTACTCCACCGGCCGCATGCTGCGCGACCTCGCCCTCAACGGCCAGGGCCCGAAGGTCTTCACCAAGCTCACCAGGAGCGGCACCCCGCTCGCCGGCACCACCTTCTCCGCCGCGCTGATGCTGGTCGGCGTCTGGATCAACTACGTCGCCCCCGGGAAGGCCTTCGACTACGTCGTCTCCTTCGCCACCATCTCCGGCATGTGGGCCTGGATCATGATCCTGGTCTGCCAGATCCGCTACCGGGCCGCCTCCGACCGCGGCGACCTCCCCAGGTCGACGTTCCGCGCCCCCGGCGGCCCGTACACGAGCTGGTTCGCCCTCGCCTTCATCGGCATGGTCATCGTGATGATGGGCATCGACAAGGACGCCCGCGTCTCGCTCTACTGCGCGCCGCTGTGGGGCCTGCTGCTGGGCGTGTCCTACCTGGTCATGAAGAGCCGCGACCCGCGCGGCGCGGCCTTCACGAAGGCCTCGTAG
- a CDS encoding PLP-dependent cysteine synthase family protein, whose translation MRYDSPLAAVGNTPLVRLPRLSPSADVRIWAKLEDRNPTGSIKDRPALHMVEQAEKDGRLFPGCTILEPTSGNTGISLAMAAKLKGYRIVCVMPENTSQERRDLLAMWGAEIIPSPAAGGSNTAVRVAKELAAEHPDWVMLYQYGNPDNAGAHYATTGPEILADLPSITHFVAGLGTTGTLMGVGRYLREHVPGVRIVAAEPRYDDLVYGLRNLDEGFVPELYDPSVLTTRFSVGSADAVTRTRELLQQEGIFAGVSTGAALHAAIGVGRKAVAAGESADIVFVVADGGWKYLSTGVYTAATTEEAIEVLQGQLWA comes from the coding sequence ATGCGCTACGACTCCCCACTGGCCGCGGTCGGCAACACGCCGCTCGTGCGGCTGCCCCGGCTCTCGCCCTCCGCCGACGTGCGGATCTGGGCGAAGCTGGAGGACCGCAACCCGACCGGCTCGATCAAGGACCGCCCCGCGCTCCACATGGTCGAGCAGGCCGAGAAGGACGGCCGGCTGTTCCCCGGCTGCACGATCCTGGAGCCCACCTCCGGCAACACCGGCATCTCCCTGGCGATGGCGGCGAAGCTCAAGGGCTACCGGATCGTGTGCGTCATGCCGGAGAACACCTCGCAGGAGCGGCGCGACCTGCTGGCCATGTGGGGAGCCGAAATCATCCCGTCGCCGGCGGCGGGCGGCTCGAACACCGCCGTCCGCGTCGCCAAGGAACTGGCGGCGGAGCACCCGGACTGGGTGATGCTCTACCAGTACGGCAACCCGGACAACGCGGGCGCCCACTACGCGACCACCGGTCCCGAGATCCTGGCCGACCTCCCCTCGATCACCCACTTCGTGGCGGGCCTCGGCACCACGGGCACCCTCATGGGCGTGGGCCGCTACCTGCGCGAGCACGTGCCCGGCGTCCGGATCGTGGCGGCGGAACCGCGCTACGACGACCTCGTCTACGGCCTGCGCAACCTCGACGAGGGCTTCGTCCCCGAGCTGTACGACCCGTCGGTCCTGACGACCCGCTTCTCGGTGGGCTCGGCGGACGCGGTCACCCGCACGCGGGAGCTGCTCCAGCAGGAGGGCATCTTCGCGGGCGTCTCCACGGGCGCGGCCCTGCACGCGGCGATCGGTGTGGGCCGCAAGGCCGTGGCGGCGGGCGAGTCGGCGGACATCGTCTTCGTCGTGGCCGACGGCGGCTGGAAGTACCTCTCGACGGGCGTCTACACGGCGGCAACGACGGAAGAGGCCATCGAGGTCCTCCAGGGCCAGCTCTGGGCCTAG
- a CDS encoding HNH endonuclease yields MSDEIGRACPPIGPSLRTRAARAAEPEGIDDRPVRPRHPVPCVCASRGNPREWLGQPITLHIDHISGNRLDNRRENLRYLCPNCHSLTDTWCRKGGPKSFDSRTPGP; encoded by the coding sequence TTGTCGGACGAAATCGGCCGTGCCTGTCCGCCTATCGGCCCGTCGCTCCGTACGAGGGCCGCACGCGCGGCCGAACCGGAGGGGATCGATGACCGACCCGTACGACCAAGACACCCCGTTCCATGTGTCTGCGCAAGCCGCGGGAATCCAAGGGAGTGGCTCGGGCAGCCGATCACCCTCCACATCGATCACATCAGCGGGAACCGGCTCGACAACCGGCGCGAAAACCTCCGCTACCTGTGCCCCAACTGTCACAGCCTGACCGACACGTGGTGCCGCAAGGGCGGCCCCAAGTCCTTCGACTCCCGGACTCCGGGCCCGTAG
- a CDS encoding DUF488 domain-containing protein, giving the protein MGRGEGTGLVRLKRIYDPPEPGVDGLRVLVDRLWPRGLSKEAAGVDDWAKDVAPSTELRKWFHGGGSAEEFRERYRAELGAQEAVVELARLRGLAAAGPVTLLTAVKDPAASHAAVLAALLAPAS; this is encoded by the coding sequence GTGGGACGAGGTGAAGGGACTGGGCTCGTCCGGCTGAAGCGGATCTACGATCCCCCCGAGCCGGGGGTGGACGGCCTGCGGGTGCTCGTGGACCGGCTGTGGCCGCGGGGGCTGTCGAAGGAGGCGGCGGGGGTCGACGACTGGGCGAAGGACGTCGCGCCGTCGACGGAGCTGCGGAAGTGGTTCCACGGGGGTGGCTCCGCGGAGGAGTTCCGCGAGCGGTACCGCGCCGAGCTCGGGGCGCAGGAGGCGGTGGTGGAGCTCGCCCGGCTGCGGGGGCTCGCGGCGGCCGGGCCGGTGACACTGCTGACCGCTGTGAAGGACCCGGCGGCGAGCCACGCCGCCGTACTGGCCGCGCTGCTGGCGCCTGCTTCGTGA
- a CDS encoding putative leader peptide has translation MVSHDVSIETPGRLLLVARLHVDLCRLASAICTAA, from the coding sequence ATGGTTTCCCACGACGTGAGCATCGAGACGCCCGGCAGGCTGCTGCTTGTGGCGCGGCTGCACGTCGACCTGTGCCGCCTCGCCAGCGCCATCTGTACTGCGGCCTGA
- a CDS encoding PTS transporter subunit EIIC has translation MSASSAAAVPQQKWWNGMFQGLQKMGRSLQLPIAVLPAAGILNRLGQDDVFGKDGLGWTDVAKVMAAAGGALLNADIGLPLLFCIGVSIGMAKKADGSTALAAVVGFLVYRSVLHAFPKSCPAGTKDIKGACLGAGDAFVEYTYQNPGVFGGIIMGLLASWFWQRYHRVKLVDWLGFFNGRRLVPIIMTFVAIAFAVICLWIWPPIGSALESFSDWLVGLGSLGAGIFGVANRALLVIGLHQFLNVPVWFQFGSYTKPDGQTVHGDIPMFLAGDPGAGQFTTGFFPIMMFALPAAALAITHCAKPARRKEVGGLMLSVGLTSFVTGITEPLEYSFLFLAPLLYAVHAVLTGVSMAVTWAFGVKDGFSFSAGLIDYVINWSLATKPWMIIPIGLCFAVVYYAIFRFAITKWDIKTPGRESDEEIAVMQAENTKA, from the coding sequence ATGAGCGCGAGCAGCGCTGCGGCAGTGCCACAGCAGAAGTGGTGGAACGGCATGTTCCAAGGGCTGCAGAAGATGGGGCGGAGCCTCCAGCTGCCGATCGCCGTGCTGCCCGCGGCGGGCATCCTGAACCGGCTGGGCCAGGACGACGTGTTCGGCAAGGACGGCCTGGGCTGGACGGACGTCGCCAAGGTCATGGCGGCCGCGGGCGGGGCCCTGCTCAATGCGGACATCGGCCTGCCGCTGCTGTTCTGCATCGGCGTCTCGATCGGCATGGCCAAGAAGGCGGACGGCTCGACCGCGCTCGCGGCGGTGGTCGGCTTCCTCGTCTACCGCAGCGTGCTGCACGCCTTCCCCAAGTCCTGCCCGGCGGGGACCAAGGACATCAAGGGCGCCTGCCTGGGGGCCGGCGACGCCTTCGTCGAGTACACCTACCAGAACCCGGGGGTGTTCGGCGGCATCATCATGGGCCTGCTGGCCTCCTGGTTCTGGCAGCGCTACCACCGGGTCAAGCTGGTCGACTGGCTCGGCTTCTTCAACGGCCGGCGCCTGGTCCCGATCATCATGACCTTCGTGGCGATCGCGTTCGCCGTGATCTGCCTGTGGATCTGGCCGCCGATCGGCAGCGCGCTGGAGAGCTTCTCGGACTGGCTCGTGGGTCTGGGGTCGTTGGGCGCCGGCATCTTCGGCGTCGCGAACCGCGCGCTGCTGGTGATCGGCCTGCACCAGTTCCTGAACGTGCCGGTGTGGTTCCAGTTCGGCAGTTACACCAAGCCGGACGGCCAGACCGTGCACGGCGACATCCCGATGTTCCTCGCGGGCGACCCGGGTGCGGGACAGTTCACCACCGGCTTCTTCCCGATCATGATGTTCGCCCTCCCGGCGGCGGCGCTGGCGATCACGCACTGCGCGAAGCCGGCCCGGCGCAAGGAGGTCGGCGGTCTGATGCTGTCGGTCGGTCTGACCTCCTTCGTCACCGGCATCACCGAGCCGCTGGAGTACTCGTTCCTCTTCCTGGCGCCGCTGCTGTACGCGGTGCACGCGGTGCTGACGGGCGTGTCGATGGCGGTGACGTGGGCCTTCGGGGTCAAGGACGGGTTCAGCTTCTCGGCGGGCCTGATCGACTACGTCATCAACTGGAGCCTGGCGACGAAGCCCTGGATGATCATTCCGATCGGGCTCTGCTTCGCGGTCGTCTACTACGCGATCTTCCGCTTCGCGATCACCAAGTGGGACATCAAGACGCCCGGCCGGGAGTCGGACGAGGAGATCGCGGTGATGCAGGCGGAGAACACCAAGGCATAG
- a CDS encoding DUF2017 domain-containing protein translates to MGGVFEPLSGGGATAALDGIEISILRSLAVQLLELIGPGDPEPEPDADPLAALFAASDGPTEPPSDPALARLFPDAYGGPDTGPDADTEELRAHSAEFRRFTENDLRTRKREDALAVVHSLDALTPAGDEAAVLELTGELPLRWLGALNDLRLTIAARLDITEDDESAALFRLPDDDPRKPMVMAYLWLGGLQETLIETL, encoded by the coding sequence ATGGGCGGCGTGTTCGAGCCCCTGAGCGGGGGCGGCGCCACCGCCGCGCTGGACGGGATCGAGATCTCGATCCTGCGTTCGCTCGCCGTGCAGCTGCTGGAGCTCATCGGCCCCGGCGACCCCGAGCCCGAGCCCGACGCCGACCCGCTCGCCGCGCTCTTCGCGGCCTCCGACGGCCCGACCGAGCCTCCGTCCGACCCGGCCCTCGCCCGGCTCTTCCCCGACGCCTACGGCGGCCCGGACACCGGCCCCGACGCCGACACGGAGGAGCTGCGGGCCCACTCGGCCGAATTCCGCCGCTTCACCGAGAACGACCTGCGCACCCGTAAGCGGGAGGACGCGCTGGCCGTCGTGCACAGTCTCGACGCGCTCACCCCGGCCGGCGACGAGGCTGCGGTGCTCGAGCTCACCGGAGAGCTGCCACTGCGCTGGCTGGGGGCCCTCAACGACCTGCGGCTCACCATCGCGGCCCGACTCGACATCACCGAGGACGACGAGAGCGCCGCGCTCTTCCGGCTGCCGGACGACGATCCGCGCAAGCCGATGGTGATGGCGTACCTCTGGCTCGGTGGTCTGCAGGAGACCCTCATCGAGACCCTCTGA
- a CDS encoding PTS transporter subunit EIIC, which translates to MSTATAAPAKKRGSGLIQGLQKVGRSLQLPIAVLPAAGILLRLGQPDVFGKDGLGWGKVATVFATAGDAVFANLPLLFCIGVAIGFAKKADGSTALAALVGYLVYKNVLTAFPVTEAVINTTENKGVDVAATYNNPGVLGGIIMGLLAAVLWQRFHRTKLVDWLGFFNGRRLVPIVMAFVGVLAGVFFGLAWEPIGELITNFGEWMTGLGSIGAGLFGLINRALIPIGMHQFVNTVAWFQIGDFTDAAGAVVHGDLNRFWAGDASAGQFMTGFFPIMMFGLPAAALAIAHSARPERRKAVTGMMVSLALTSFVTGVTEPIEFSFMFIAPVLYAIHAVLTAVSMAVTWALGVHAGFTFSAGLIDLGLGWNKATSPWMIIPIGLVFAAIYYFGFRFAITKFNLPTPGRESDEELAEMEKAEAK; encoded by the coding sequence ATGAGTACGGCCACCGCCGCTCCCGCCAAGAAGCGGGGCTCCGGCCTGATCCAGGGTCTGCAGAAGGTCGGCCGCAGCCTTCAGCTGCCCATCGCCGTCCTGCCGGCCGCGGGTATCCTGCTGCGCCTCGGCCAGCCCGACGTCTTCGGCAAGGACGGCCTCGGCTGGGGCAAGGTCGCCACGGTGTTCGCCACCGCCGGTGACGCCGTCTTCGCCAACCTGCCGCTGCTCTTCTGCATCGGTGTCGCCATCGGCTTCGCCAAGAAGGCCGACGGCTCGACCGCCCTCGCGGCGCTCGTCGGGTACCTGGTTTACAAGAACGTCCTCACCGCCTTCCCGGTGACCGAGGCCGTCATCAACACCACCGAGAACAAGGGTGTGGACGTCGCCGCGACGTACAACAACCCCGGCGTCCTCGGCGGCATCATCATGGGTCTGCTCGCCGCAGTCCTGTGGCAGCGCTTCCACCGCACGAAGCTGGTGGACTGGCTCGGCTTCTTCAACGGCCGCCGCCTGGTCCCGATCGTCATGGCCTTCGTCGGCGTCCTCGCCGGTGTCTTCTTCGGCCTGGCCTGGGAGCCGATCGGTGAGCTCATCACCAACTTCGGCGAGTGGATGACCGGCCTCGGCTCCATCGGTGCGGGCCTCTTCGGTCTCATCAACCGCGCGCTGATCCCGATCGGCATGCACCAGTTCGTCAACACCGTCGCCTGGTTCCAGATCGGTGACTTCACCGACGCCGCAGGCGCGGTCGTGCACGGTGACCTGAACCGCTTCTGGGCCGGCGACGCCAGCGCCGGGCAGTTCATGACCGGCTTCTTCCCGATCATGATGTTCGGCCTCCCGGCCGCCGCCCTGGCCATCGCGCACTCCGCTCGTCCGGAGCGCCGCAAGGCCGTCACCGGCATGATGGTCTCGCTCGCCCTCACCTCGTTCGTCACGGGTGTCACCGAGCCGATCGAGTTCTCCTTCATGTTCATCGCGCCGGTCCTGTACGCCATCCACGCGGTGCTGACCGCCGTGTCCATGGCCGTCACCTGGGCGCTCGGGGTCCACGCGGGCTTCACCTTCTCCGCCGGCCTGATCGACCTGGGCCTCGGCTGGAACAAGGCCACGTCCCCCTGGATGATCATCCCGATCGGCCTCGTCTTCGCCGCGATCTACTACTTCGGCTTCCGCTTCGCGATCACGAAGTTCAACCTTCCGACGCCGGGCCGCGAGTCCGACGAGGAGCTCGCCGAGATGGAGAAGGCCGAGGCCAAGTAG
- the rph gene encoding ribonuclease PH, whose translation MSRIDGRTPEQLRPVTIERGWSKHAEGSVLVSFGDTKVFCTASFSEGVPRWRKGSGEGWVTSEYSMLPRATNTRGDRESVRGKIGGRTHEISRLIGRSLRAVIDYKALGENTIVLDCDVLQADGGTRTAAITGAYVALADAISWGQQKKLIKAGRKPLTGTVAAVSVGIVDGVPLLDLCYEEDVRAETDMNVVCTGDGRFVEVQGTAEGEPFDRKELNALLDLAAGGCADLEALQLSALELTL comes from the coding sequence ATGTCTCGCATCGACGGCCGTACGCCCGAACAGCTCCGCCCGGTCACCATCGAACGCGGATGGAGCAAGCACGCAGAGGGCTCCGTCCTCGTCTCCTTCGGGGACACCAAGGTCTTCTGCACCGCCTCCTTCAGCGAAGGCGTCCCGCGCTGGCGCAAGGGGAGCGGCGAAGGCTGGGTCACCTCCGAGTACTCGATGCTGCCCCGCGCCACCAACACCCGCGGCGACCGCGAATCCGTACGCGGCAAGATCGGCGGCCGCACCCACGAGATCTCCCGCCTGATCGGCCGCTCGCTGCGCGCCGTCATCGACTACAAGGCGCTCGGCGAGAACACCATCGTCCTGGACTGCGACGTCCTCCAGGCCGACGGCGGCACCCGCACCGCGGCCATCACCGGCGCCTACGTGGCCCTGGCCGACGCCATCTCCTGGGGCCAGCAGAAGAAGCTGATCAAGGCCGGCCGCAAGCCCCTGACCGGCACGGTGGCCGCCGTCAGCGTCGGCATCGTCGACGGGGTCCCGCTCCTCGACCTCTGCTACGAGGAGGACGTGCGCGCCGAGACCGACATGAACGTGGTCTGCACCGGCGACGGCCGCTTCGTCGAGGTCCAGGGCACGGCGGAGGGCGAGCCCTTCGACCGCAAGGAACTCAACGCCCTCCTCGACCTGGCCGCCGGCGGCTGCGCCGACCTGGAGGCCCTCCAGCTGAGCGCCCTGGAGCTCACCCTCTAG
- a CDS encoding MoaD/ThiS family protein — MAIEVRIPTILRTYTDGEKAVTGEGATLSELFTDLETRHKGIQERIVDEAKGGELRRFVNVYLNDEDVRFLDGISTALKDGDNVTILPAVAGGSK; from the coding sequence ATGGCCATCGAGGTCCGCATCCCCACCATCCTCCGTACCTACACCGACGGCGAGAAGGCCGTCACGGGTGAGGGCGCGACCCTGTCCGAGCTGTTCACGGACCTGGAGACCCGCCACAAGGGCATCCAGGAGCGCATCGTCGACGAGGCGAAGGGCGGGGAACTGCGCCGCTTCGTCAACGTCTACCTCAACGACGAGGACGTCCGCTTCCTCGACGGCATCTCCACCGCGCTCAAGGACGGCGACAACGTCACCATCCTCCCGGCCGTAGCCGGCGGATCGAAGTAA
- the rdgB gene encoding RdgB/HAM1 family non-canonical purine NTP pyrophosphatase, whose amino-acid sequence MTSTPTPSPSRLILATRNAGKVTELRAILSDAGLPHELVGADAYPEIPDVKETGVTFAENALLKAHALAQATGLPAVADDSGLCVDVLGGAPGIFSARWAGAHGDDAANLALLLAQLGDIGDAHRGAHFFCAAALALPDGTERVVDGRLPGTLRHTPAGTGGFGYDPILQPAGESRTCAELTAAEKNAISHRGQAFRALVPVVRELLG is encoded by the coding sequence ATGACCTCGACGCCGACGCCCTCGCCCAGCCGCCTGATCCTGGCCACCCGCAACGCGGGCAAGGTCACCGAACTCCGCGCCATCCTGTCCGACGCCGGCCTGCCGCACGAGCTGGTCGGCGCGGACGCGTACCCGGAGATCCCGGACGTCAAGGAGACCGGCGTCACCTTCGCCGAGAACGCCCTCCTCAAGGCCCACGCCCTCGCCCAGGCCACCGGCCTGCCGGCCGTCGCCGACGACTCGGGCCTCTGCGTGGACGTCCTGGGCGGCGCCCCCGGCATCTTCTCGGCCCGCTGGGCCGGCGCCCACGGCGACGACGCCGCGAACCTCGCGCTCCTGCTGGCGCAGCTCGGGGACATCGGCGACGCCCACCGCGGCGCCCACTTCTTCTGCGCGGCCGCCCTCGCCCTCCCGGACGGCACGGAACGCGTCGTCGACGGCCGCCTCCCCGGCACCCTGCGCCACACCCCGGCGGGCACGGGCGGCTTCGGCTACGACCCGATCCTCCAGCCCGCGGGCGAGTCGCGCACCTGCGCGGAACTCACGGCGGCGGAGAAGAACGCCATCTCCCACCGCGGCCAGGCCTTCCGCGCCCTGGTCCCGGTGGTCCGGGAACTGCTGGGCTGA